The Pyrodictium delaneyi genome contains a region encoding:
- a CDS encoding electron transfer flavoprotein subunit alpha/FixB family protein has product MVRALLYAEKPSQLSELAGFAEKHGLEAYALVFGNVEDVKKHSFKVFKRVYLAGVEQPSPDQITEVLAKLYDELQPSIVAAIAAKNNTDVGARLAAQKKIPMFTEATLVELTEDKITVKRQVLGGRAIAKISSQLPVVVTIPVGVYSYTGETGAEIVEVKAPEPKVKVTAVEPKKREAVNIETAEVVVGVGRGFRKKEDLAMAEELAQLLGGVVGGSRPIAADYGWLTEDRWIGISGKKIRPKLYIAIGISGAPQHMAATLDSKIIVAINKDKNAPIFQYADYGVVADLYKFLPVMIKKLREKLGS; this is encoded by the coding sequence ATGGTGCGTGCACTCCTCTATGCGGAGAAACCTAGTCAGCTATCTGAGCTAGCAGGGTTCGCTGAGAAGCATGGCCTTGAAGCCTATGCCCTAGTCTTCGGGAATGTCGAGGATGTAAAGAAACATAGCTTCAAGGTATTCAAGCGTGTCTACCTTGCTGGCGTAGAGCAACCTAGCCCCGATCAGATAACAGAGGTGCTAGCAAAGCTCTATGACGAGCTACAGCCCAGCATAGTCGCTGCAATAGCTGCTAAAAACAATACTGATGTCGGTGCAAGACTAGCAGCTCAGAAGAAGATACCTATGTTCACCGAAGCAACCTTAGTAGAACTCACAGAGGATAAGATAACGGTAAAACGCCAGGTATTGGGTGGCCGTGCTATAGCAAAAATCTCCTCACAACTACCAGTTGTCGTCACTATCCCGGTTGGTGTGTACAGCTATACAGGTGAGACTGGTGCTGAGATTGTCGAGGTGAAGGCCCCGGAGCCCAAGGTGAAGGTAACAGCTGTAGAGCCGAAGAAACGTGAAGCCGTAAACATAGAGACGGCAGAAGTAGTAGTTGGTGTCGGCCGCGGCTTCCGCAAGAAAGAAGACCTAGCCATGGCAGAGGAGCTAGCCCAGCTGCTCGGTGGTGTAGTAGGAGGCTCTAGGCCTATAGCGGCAGACTATGGCTGGCTCACGGAGGACCGGTGGATAGGCATATCGGGTAAGAAGATAAGACCTAAGCTCTACATAGCGATAGGCATATCTGGCGCGCCGCAACATATGGCTGCGACGCTAGATAGCAAGATAATAGTCGCTATCAACAAGGACAAGAACGCCCCAATATTCCAGTACGCCGACTACGGTGTAGTTGCAGACCTCTACAAGTTCCTACCAGTAATGATAAAGAAGCTGCGCGAAAAGCTAGGCAGTTGA
- a CDS encoding electron transfer flavoprotein subunit beta/FixA family protein: MPLNIAVLVKASLDPNMLRSKTSGEVDVDNIPLAVSEYDKNAVEAAIQLRDKYGGKIVVVSALTWGPLAKRSREIEQAIRETLAMGADEAHVVVDEALIPGDPNTTAAVLASLLTKLGDFDLYITGEASMDMISSQVGARVATLLGIPFLSYARSIEYVDGVIRVKRDLEDRLETVESPTPAVVSVTGEINKPRIPTLIQIRRAFRKPIKKYSLADLGVGLPAKPSLEELRVVTVQRKNVIIEGESLEEIAEKLIDALIKEGVIKA, translated from the coding sequence TTGCCCCTCAATATAGCTGTCCTTGTCAAAGCCTCTCTCGACCCTAACATGCTGCGGTCTAAGACTAGTGGAGAGGTAGACGTAGACAATATACCCCTAGCTGTAAGCGAATACGACAAGAACGCCGTGGAGGCCGCCATACAGCTCCGCGACAAGTATGGTGGAAAGATCGTTGTCGTCTCAGCCCTAACATGGGGACCCTTAGCGAAGAGGAGCCGTGAAATCGAACAAGCCATACGCGAGACGCTTGCAATGGGTGCCGACGAGGCGCATGTGGTCGTGGATGAGGCGCTAATACCTGGTGACCCGAACACCACAGCTGCTGTGCTCGCATCGCTGCTTACGAAGCTTGGAGACTTCGACCTATACATAACTGGTGAAGCATCGATGGATATGATATCGTCACAAGTAGGTGCTCGGGTAGCAACCCTACTAGGAATACCGTTCCTTAGCTACGCTAGAAGTATAGAGTATGTTGACGGTGTTATCCGGGTAAAGCGGGACCTAGAGGATAGGCTAGAAACAGTAGAATCGCCTACACCTGCTGTGGTGAGCGTTACGGGCGAGATAAATAAGCCACGTATACCAACGCTCATACAGATACGCCGTGCCTTCCGCAAGCCTATCAAGAAGTATAGCCTCGCCGACCTCGGTGTAGGGCTGCCAGCTAAGCCAAGCCTAGAAGAACTACGCGTTGTGACGGTTCAGCGCAAGAACGTTATAATCGAGGGCGAGAGTCTAGAAGAGATAGCCGAGAAGCTCATAGACGCCCTCATAAAAGAGGGTGTTATAAAAGCTTAA